A window from Streptomyces sp. NBC_00271 encodes these proteins:
- a CDS encoding SLATT domain-containing protein — protein sequence MSQPEMQPEGPPQDGRDGGAAGTRPDDLTGRAFPLGDWGEPAERLHELYRWVERGALDTASWYLADRVWKRRGARVLRGGAAVGAVAGAALPLLDLTGVVGGVAPWGYLALLLGVACVAGDRFFGVTSGWIRDVATAQAVQRRLQVLQFDWASESVREVLGPTEGTASEAADRCLGVLRRFSEDITELVRVETADWMVEFRTGPAPLGIQSSLAGVPRAEGASAGRLPLPPGTRPNMPRQRPPEPR from the coding sequence CGGGGCCGCGGGGACCCGGCCGGATGATCTGACCGGCCGGGCGTTTCCGCTCGGGGACTGGGGGGAGCCGGCCGAGCGGCTCCATGAGCTGTACCGGTGGGTGGAGCGGGGGGCGCTCGACACGGCGTCCTGGTATCTCGCGGACCGGGTGTGGAAGCGGCGGGGGGCGCGGGTGCTGCGGGGTGGGGCGGCGGTGGGGGCGGTGGCCGGGGCCGCGCTTCCCCTGCTGGACCTCACCGGAGTGGTCGGCGGGGTCGCTCCCTGGGGGTATCTCGCGCTGCTGCTCGGGGTCGCGTGCGTGGCCGGGGACCGGTTCTTCGGGGTGACCTCCGGGTGGATAAGGGACGTGGCGACCGCGCAGGCCGTGCAGCGGCGGTTGCAGGTGTTGCAGTTCGACTGGGCGTCGGAGAGTGTGCGGGAGGTTTTGGGGCCGACGGAGGGGACCGCGAGCGAGGCGGCGGATCGGTGCCTGGGGGTGTTACGTCGGTTTTCGGAGGACATCACGGAGTTGGTGCGGGTGGAGACGGCGGACTGGATGGTGGAGTTCCGGACCGGGCCCGCGCCGCTGGGGATTCAGTCGTCGCTGGCGGGGGTTCCTCGGGCGGAGGGTGCGTCGGCTGGGCGGCTGCCGTTGCCTCCGGGCACCCGCCCGAACATGCCCCGCCAGCGCCCCCCGGAGCCGCGCTAG